A segment of the Lycium ferocissimum isolate CSIRO_LF1 chromosome 10, AGI_CSIRO_Lferr_CH_V1, whole genome shotgun sequence genome:
TGAAGAAGACGCAAGACCTGCATTTATGTTTGCAACCGGCTAGTTCATCACTTGAGTAAAATGACAAAGAAGATATGCTATCCATACTCAGTAAGCAAGATTCGTCTGGTTACATCAGGTTAGTTTGCTACCAAAATTAAGTTGTTTTATGGTACAGATTAGAGTTCAGTATAGTCAATAAATTCTTTCTCTTCTACCAAGTAGCTTCAACCAGATTGTAGGTTTTTCCCTTATGGGAACTAGAATGAGTTGGCAATTCACCCTTCTTTTAGGAAACTGGGGTAATATAGTCTCTTGTAAGCAATCTATCTCTAGTTTTGCATCATCAAATGACGGAAGCCAATACTCAAGTGTGACAAAAAGACTATCAATTAGAGGTTGGAGAAATAAGATGATACTTAATAGACACAGCCTTGTAGCAGAGAGCAAATTACAAAGCGAGAACGTAGATTTTCAACTCCAAATTAAGACAGAATAGATTGACTTCCGATTTCTAATGTTCGAATATATCACTTCTGTATTATGTACTACTGCTCAGAGTCATAACATTGGCTGTATTTCAATTGAAAACtctactttttttattttttttttattttttatgcttCTTTAATGTTACATTGGAGAAAATTATGAAGAGAATAAAGATGGACTGGTACGTACATGAAACTTCAagacaaaaagaataatatctTTGACATGGATTAGTAGGCTGATTATATGTTCAGTGTTCTTCTATTATTTAGCAGTTAATCAACAAATTAACTCCGTAAATCGACAAAATTTACCTCTCCCATTGATGGCCGCAGCTCGGGGTCATTCTGCACACACAAGAATGCTGTTCTAGCCATGTGGTACACTTCAAATGTGTCATAAGAGTCGCCTATGCGAGGATCAATGAGCTCATGCAATGCAAGCCTTTCAATGAGTGCAATTGCCTGAAAATGCAAAAGAGAAACTTCCGCTAAAAATGCactgtaccttttttttttttttttttgaaaatgaaaaatccCTAAACTAGCTACATTTTTTAAGGGAATCACATTTGACTGCCATGCCAAGTAAAAAAAACCCAAAGAACACACCCATTGTCTAAGGGAATGATGACTGTCCTCTCTCATTGAATCTATGGCTTTGCGTCCTGAAAGTAGTTGTATAAGAACAATGCCAAATGCGTAGACATCTGTTCTAACAGACACGATGCCATTCTCTGCATATTCAGGAGCAAGATATCTGCATGAAGCAAGAGAAGCTTTTGGTGAATATGTGTCACAAAGTTGTCATCTATAGACAATATAAGATAATATGAATCCAATGAGTTAAAGGACTTGTTCACACCCCAATGTGCCAAGTATCCTTGTGTATATCTTATCCTCATTTGTCTTCCACTTAGCCAGGCCAAAGTCACCTAGctatgaaaaatgaaaacaaacagAATCATCCATAGAAAAAACGGAATTAATATTAGCTTCCCAGTTGATTTTATTCAGGTCACTGGGTAACTAAAAAGTTTCTGTTCGTTCTATTTAGTCCAACAATATTAACAATCTAAAAAAATTCTATGCGTTTGAATCAAAATGTGTAAATTTACCATGGGAACATAGTCATGAGTGAGCAGTATATTGCTCGGCCTCAGGTCACGATGAATAATTGGACCTCCACGACATTCTTCATGCAGAAAACGCAATCCCTTTGCAGTGCCAATGGCAATAGCATATCTACGGTGCCACTCAAGAACATTTTCTGCATTCTCTGTCAAGATATAAcccaaaataaatatttatgagCTTTATGTTGCTGGAGTAGTGTGTGATTATCAAATTATACATACCGAATAAGTGCCACTCAAGAGAATTATTGCAGATGAATTCATAGACCAAGATGTTAACATTTTCCTTGCAGCAATAACCCAAAAGCATCACAATGTTTTTGTGACGTGCAAAGCTCAAAACATAAACTTCAGAATGAAACTCGGAAAACCCTTGTGTGCTTGCTTCCTTCCGCACCTTTGCAGCAATGACCTGCCCATCTTTTAACTGACCTTTGTATACATGACCATATCCACCTTCTCCAAGCAACTTATCCTTTGAAAAATCATCCGTTGCCAGCTGTATTTCTGAGAAACTGAATCTCATTGAATCCTTGATATATAGTTCTGTCTTTGCTCCACAAGCAATACAAAGATATGGTGTATTAGAGGATCTCCATGATGTCAGTGGTCTTCGTTCTTTCTGGAAAACAGGAGGGATTGAATGCTTTATATCTCCTCTGGCAGACCTACCTGTTAAAATTGTCAAACAATTAAAGCAGGAAGGACAGGAAACAATTCCCTACTTTGTATCAAATCATACAGTTTTATACTAGAGACTGTGACATCTTTCACCAAAATCATAGAGGCCAATACTGTAACAGATCTATACAATTCAACTAGTTTAAAATACAATGAAAACAGACAGCCTGTTTTAGAATCATGAAAACTATAAGGAAAGGTATT
Coding sequences within it:
- the LOC132035493 gene encoding probable serine/threonine-protein kinase PBL18, with amino-acid sequence MASCMGNNNSHRDADCLITGRIVIALDATRDHPEQEVKHTINEIRAQGNILHAGDTIIVLGVLHKYLHPMGYQMEAEPLSIFGTHEREIEKEVTKKVDAYVNMLMQSAQDCEGEGVDIEVKITAGTPVRKVVVQEVTTINATFVVLDRHLRRDLTYYLKHIPCKVALIGDNLFVKVVRPYSIVDADNIEHKLYFAMSKQVPLAPPPNAENTEQSIVSINYSGYVESSEIPENEAVMYNQPENSTSHGDFSANSLPERSGRSARGDIKHSIPPVFQKERRPLTSWRSSNTPYLCIACGAKTELYIKDSMRFSFSEIQLATDDFSKDKLLGEGGYGHVYKGQLKDGQVIAAKVRKEASTQGFSEFHSEVYVLSFARHKNIVMLLGYCCKENVNILVYEFICNNSLEWHLFENAENVLEWHRRYAIAIGTAKGLRFLHEECRGGPIIHRDLRPSNILLTHDYVPMLGDFGLAKWKTNEDKIYTRILGTLGYLAPEYAENGIVSVRTDVYAFGIVLIQLLSGRKAIDSMREDSHHSLRQWAIALIERLALHELIDPRIGDSYDTFEVYHMARTAFLCVQNDPELRPSMGEVLRLLQGELDHLHQIAEQFVPQFVPHFSK